The proteins below come from a single Rhizobium sp. BT04 genomic window:
- a CDS encoding EAL domain-containing protein, producing MQTAGKSQSKGSKIGRHITVTGVLFSFAVIVAVVTFMVLTALERVAENANLLDDERSRETTIGAVKTFEDQLGATLDDYAAWDDAAVNVYAPDGMAWTVSNYGEVSANSSLFDMAMVIDDEKKAIMAYRDGKPMEEPLTDFFAPTLWTLFETVKAIGPTGTPQAVGFVTTRRGIAAVGVALVRKKSGALEVPAGQHRYLVFARHLDNDRVAALGQTYVIGGLRLAPANFEADYFVPIADPAGATLKKLVWTSRSPGDAGYAQVRPMVIQALGLVGLFFVVLLLIGWLAGRRLKSEENNAREEALRDRLSGLSNRDGLGLAVDRFVVEAHQTKRNVLLLYLDLDGFKEVNDSYGHGTGDQLIRAVAAGLDVLIPKGAVLARIGGDEFAIAFLSDSENAAALQLAEQILDFLVEPLEIGRRVVVVGASIGIAMSSLGTIGREELVRRSDLAMYKAKEAGRARMMLYDPSMDADREQRNALELDLRIAIESGDLTLAYQPLIDASTHAITGVEALVRWNRPGHGPVSPELFIPIAETSGLIESLGLFVLRKACETAKQWPDLNVSVNVSPGQFRNPAFADYVRYVLKQTEIETGRITLEITEGYMIQNPQRTRQSIERLKALGVKVALDDFGSGFSSIGYLRQFGFDRIKIDRSLVMGVNEDKRQREMLQATVALARSLDIPVTAEGIETEEQAIAMRLFGCDCLQGYLFGKPVTSDLITEMLNERRAAPPPEAWRRIGAA from the coding sequence ATGCAGACAGCCGGAAAATCGCAGAGCAAGGGATCGAAAATAGGCCGTCACATCACCGTCACGGGCGTGCTTTTCTCCTTTGCCGTCATTGTCGCCGTCGTCACCTTCATGGTGCTGACGGCGCTCGAACGGGTGGCCGAAAATGCCAATCTCCTCGATGACGAGCGCTCGCGCGAAACGACGATCGGCGCGGTAAAGACCTTCGAGGATCAGCTCGGCGCGACGCTCGACGATTACGCCGCCTGGGACGATGCCGCCGTCAATGTCTACGCGCCTGATGGTATGGCCTGGACCGTGAGCAATTATGGCGAAGTGTCTGCCAACAGCTCGCTGTTCGACATGGCGATGGTCATCGATGACGAGAAGAAGGCGATCATGGCCTATCGCGACGGCAAGCCGATGGAGGAGCCGCTCACGGATTTCTTCGCGCCTACGCTTTGGACCCTGTTCGAGACGGTGAAGGCCATCGGCCCGACCGGTACTCCGCAGGCGGTTGGCTTCGTCACCACCAGAAGGGGTATTGCGGCTGTCGGCGTGGCATTGGTGCGGAAAAAATCCGGTGCCCTTGAAGTGCCCGCCGGCCAGCACCGCTATCTGGTTTTCGCCCGCCATCTCGATAACGACAGGGTGGCGGCGCTTGGCCAGACCTATGTCATCGGCGGGCTGAGGTTGGCGCCGGCGAACTTCGAGGCCGATTATTTCGTGCCGATCGCCGATCCGGCGGGGGCGACCCTCAAGAAGCTCGTCTGGACCTCGCGTTCGCCTGGTGATGCCGGCTATGCACAGGTGCGGCCGATGGTCATTCAGGCGCTCGGCCTCGTCGGCCTGTTCTTCGTGGTGCTGCTGCTCATCGGTTGGCTTGCCGGCCGCAGGCTGAAAAGCGAGGAAAACAACGCCCGCGAAGAGGCGCTGCGCGACCGGCTGAGCGGCCTTTCCAATCGCGATGGTCTTGGGCTCGCCGTCGACCGTTTTGTCGTCGAGGCGCACCAGACCAAGCGCAACGTGCTGCTCCTCTATCTCGATCTCGATGGTTTCAAGGAAGTCAACGACAGTTATGGCCACGGCACCGGCGACCAGTTGATCCGTGCCGTCGCGGCCGGGCTCGACGTGCTCATTCCGAAAGGAGCGGTCCTCGCTCGTATCGGTGGCGATGAATTTGCAATCGCCTTTCTCTCCGACAGCGAGAATGCCGCCGCACTGCAGCTTGCCGAGCAGATCCTCGATTTTCTTGTCGAGCCGCTGGAGATCGGCCGCCGGGTCGTCGTCGTCGGGGCCAGCATCGGCATCGCCATGTCGTCTCTCGGTACGATCGGGCGGGAAGAACTGGTGCGGCGCTCCGACCTTGCCATGTATAAGGCGAAGGAGGCCGGCCGCGCGCGCATGATGCTTTACGATCCGTCGATGGATGCGGATCGAGAGCAGCGCAATGCGCTGGAGCTCGATCTCAGGATCGCCATCGAAAGCGGCGACCTTACGCTCGCCTATCAGCCGCTGATCGATGCAAGCACACATGCGATCACCGGCGTCGAGGCACTGGTGCGCTGGAATCGTCCGGGCCATGGCCCTGTTTCGCCCGAGCTGTTCATCCCGATCGCCGAGACCAGCGGCCTCATCGAATCGCTTGGCCTGTTCGTGTTGCGCAAGGCCTGCGAGACGGCCAAGCAATGGCCGGACCTCAACGTCTCGGTCAACGTCTCGCCCGGCCAGTTCCGCAATCCCGCCTTCGCCGACTATGTGCGCTACGTGCTGAAGCAGACGGAGATCGAGACCGGGCGCATTACGCTTGAGATCACCGAAGGTTATATGATCCAGAACCCGCAACGCACCCGCCAGTCGATCGAACGGCTGAAGGCGCTCGGGGTCAAGGTGGCGCTCGACGATTTCGGCTCCGGCTTCTCCTCGATCGGTTATCTCAGGCAGTTCGGCTTCGACCGAATCAAGATCGACCGCTCGCTGGTCATGGGTGTCAACGAGGACAAGCGCCAGCGCGAGATGCTGCAGGCGACGGTGGCGCTTGCCCGCTCGCTCGATATTCCGGTGACGGCCGAAGGCATCGAGACCGAGGAACAGGCCATCGCCATGCGCCTCTTCGGCTGCGATTGCCTGCAGGGCTATTTGTTCGGAAAGCCGGTTACATCAGACCTTATCACTGAGATGCTGAACGAGCGGCGTGCAGCGCCGCCGCCGGAGGCTTGGCGCCGCATTGGCGCAGCCTGA
- a CDS encoding GNAT family N-acetyltransferase: protein MRDLANFKGCPAPKPVMLKGRFVTVEPYRRAEHLQALWDGLGGMGINPLLLYFAQDDFSGIDDFANWLETVYTKSGWLTHIFRDNATGKIVGMANYMRADPANGVVEIGGVAHGPEMKRSPLSTEAHYLMAKHVFEELGYRRYEWKCDNKNEASKTTAARYGFSFEGVFRQHMISKHRNRDTAWFSMIDAEWPTINDAFEAWLSPGNFDAEGNQIRRLQDIRADLEKERLA from the coding sequence ATGCGGGATCTTGCAAATTTCAAAGGCTGCCCGGCGCCGAAGCCGGTCATGCTGAAGGGCCGTTTCGTCACCGTCGAGCCCTATCGGCGCGCGGAACATCTCCAGGCCCTGTGGGACGGGCTCGGCGGCATGGGCATCAACCCGCTGCTTCTCTATTTCGCGCAGGACGATTTTTCCGGTATCGACGATTTCGCCAACTGGCTGGAAACGGTCTACACCAAGTCCGGCTGGCTCACCCATATCTTCCGTGACAACGCCACCGGAAAGATTGTCGGCATGGCGAACTATATGCGCGCCGACCCGGCAAACGGCGTCGTCGAGATCGGCGGCGTGGCGCATGGTCCGGAGATGAAGCGTTCGCCGCTTTCCACCGAAGCGCATTATCTGATGGCCAAGCACGTCTTCGAGGAACTCGGCTACCGCCGCTACGAATGGAAATGCGACAATAAGAACGAGGCGAGCAAGACGACGGCCGCGCGTTACGGTTTCAGCTTCGAAGGCGTCTTCCGCCAGCACATGATCTCCAAGCATCGCAACCGCGACACAGCCTGGTTCTCGATGATCGATGCCGAATGGCCGACGATCAACGACGCCTTCGAGGCCTGGCTTTCGCCGGGCAATTTCGACGCCGAGGGCAACCAGATCCGCCGCCTGCAGGATATCCGCGCCGATCTGGAAAAGGAAAGGCTGGCATGA
- a CDS encoding CYTH domain-containing protein: MAKEIERKFLVRSDGWRSAVEAKSVLRQGYIASMDDRSVRVRILDGKSARLTIKIGRSAITRDEFEYDIPIADAEELLQNAIGIVIEKTRYRVPHQGFVWEVDVFAGEHRGLVIAEVEMTAETDNPALPAWLGREVTGDFRYSNQALATEYEHDRHGLSHSA, from the coding sequence ATGGCGAAAGAGATCGAGCGGAAGTTTCTTGTACGCAGCGATGGATGGCGTTCCGCCGTCGAGGCGAAGTCTGTCCTGAGGCAGGGTTACATCGCCTCGATGGACGACCGTTCCGTCCGGGTGCGCATCCTCGACGGCAAGAGTGCGAGACTGACGATCAAGATCGGCCGCAGCGCCATCACCCGGGACGAATTCGAGTACGACATCCCGATCGCCGATGCCGAAGAGCTGTTGCAGAATGCGATCGGCATCGTCATCGAGAAGACACGCTACCGCGTTCCGCATCAGGGTTTCGTCTGGGAGGTCGACGTCTTTGCCGGCGAACATCGCGGGCTTGTCATCGCCGAGGTGGAGATGACGGCCGAAACCGACAATCCGGCCCTGCCCGCCTGGCTCGGCCGCGAAGTAACCGGTGATTTCCGCTATTCCAATCAGGCCCTTGCCACAGAATACGAGCACGACAGGCATGGCCTATCGCATTCGGCCTGA
- a CDS encoding tellurite resistance TerB family protein, protein MFDAKKLLDQFLGSQVPGLGGSVRDRAGDAVQTAKNNPLATGAIAAALLGTKTGRGIAGNALAIGGLAAIAGLGYQAYKNYQAGQAPAAPSDAPSANNPVLLPPPVESGFGPASPAGSNEFVLVLIRAMIAAAKADGHIDDAERALIMDKVKAADVSGEAAAFIERELASPTDLDALVAAARTEEQRVELYTASRLTIEPDSRAERGYLDLLAGRLGLADQLVDHIEATVSSAKVTLSQ, encoded by the coding sequence ATGTTCGACGCAAAGAAGCTTCTCGACCAGTTCTTGGGTTCGCAGGTGCCGGGTCTCGGCGGTTCGGTTCGCGACAGGGCGGGCGACGCTGTTCAGACGGCTAAAAACAACCCGCTGGCGACAGGTGCGATTGCCGCCGCGCTTCTCGGCACCAAGACCGGCCGGGGTATTGCCGGCAATGCATTGGCGATCGGCGGTCTTGCCGCCATTGCCGGCCTCGGCTACCAGGCCTACAAGAATTACCAGGCGGGGCAGGCGCCCGCAGCCCCCTCGGATGCGCCCTCGGCCAACAATCCGGTTCTCCTGCCGCCGCCGGTCGAATCCGGTTTCGGGCCGGCGTCGCCTGCCGGCAGCAATGAATTCGTTTTGGTGCTGATCCGCGCGATGATCGCCGCCGCCAAGGCCGACGGTCATATCGACGATGCCGAACGCGCCCTCATCATGGACAAGGTCAAGGCGGCCGATGTCAGCGGCGAGGCTGCGGCCTTCATCGAGCGGGAACTCGCTTCGCCGACGGATCTCGATGCACTCGTCGCTGCCGCGAGGACGGAAGAACAGCGCGTCGAACTTTACACCGCCTCGCGGCTCACCATCGAGCCGGATTCGCGCGCCGAGCGCGGTTATCTCGATCTCCTCGCCGGCCGGCTCGGCCTTGCCGACCAACTGGTCGACCATATCGAGGCGACGGTCTCCTCCGCCAAGGTGACCTTGTCACAGTGA
- a CDS encoding CHAD domain-containing protein, giving the protein MAYRIRPDADFTDEFRSVATEQLERAAAVLEERPDGAHEAIHSFRKNLKRLRSLYRLVAREVPDFQARENARLRDAAQSLSAIRDAAALIGTAQYLQQSARGPEESEALGRIVTILEGRRDWMAAAESDLEQRLTETSGVLQEAIAALGGVCFDGGHRKTARKLGKSWRRTARKAKAALAACHGEASADDFHTLRKRTYDYRLYHGLLRDAWPGAMKAKRDAARELVEDLGHIHDLAVLSELVEAEPQLFTRNDDLAHLLDAIIFRQQEDRRQALVKAETVFTDDPDEEAQRIELLWLTAGSSRLYR; this is encoded by the coding sequence ATGGCCTATCGCATTCGGCCTGACGCCGATTTCACCGACGAGTTCCGCAGTGTCGCGACGGAGCAATTGGAACGCGCCGCCGCGGTTCTCGAGGAACGCCCGGACGGCGCGCATGAGGCGATCCATTCCTTCCGCAAGAACCTGAAACGATTGCGTTCGCTCTACCGCCTCGTGGCCCGCGAGGTACCGGATTTCCAGGCCCGAGAAAACGCCAGGCTGCGCGATGCCGCGCAGTCGCTGTCAGCGATCCGCGATGCGGCCGCCCTCATCGGCACCGCGCAATATCTGCAGCAGTCGGCCCGTGGGCCGGAGGAGAGCGAGGCGCTCGGCCGCATCGTCACGATTCTAGAAGGACGCCGCGACTGGATGGCGGCTGCCGAAAGCGACCTGGAACAGCGGCTGACGGAAACCTCCGGCGTTCTGCAGGAGGCGATCGCTGCCCTGGGTGGAGTCTGTTTTGATGGCGGCCATCGCAAGACTGCCCGCAAGCTGGGGAAGAGCTGGCGCCGAACCGCGCGGAAGGCGAAGGCAGCACTGGCGGCCTGCCACGGCGAGGCATCGGCCGACGATTTCCATACTCTGCGCAAACGCACCTACGACTACCGGCTCTATCACGGCCTTTTGCGCGATGCCTGGCCTGGCGCGATGAAGGCCAAGCGCGATGCGGCCAGGGAACTCGTCGAGGATCTCGGCCATATCCACGATCTCGCCGTGCTCTCCGAACTCGTCGAAGCCGAGCCGCAGCTCTTCACCCGCAACGATGATCTGGCCCATCTGCTCGACGCCATCATCTTCCGCCAGCAGGAAGACCGGCGGCAAGCGCTTGTCAAAGCCGAAACCGTCTTCACCGATGATCCCGACGAGGAAGCGCAGCGGATCGAGCTTCTGTGGCTGACGGCCGGGAGTTCTCGGCTTTACCGGTGA
- a CDS encoding nickel/cobalt transporter — protein sequence MLMRRLTLSAAVLALLTAASLAHAQSPLGIGTAEPSFQPTGGPLAPLLLYVNYEQQAFYRALTEALKAMRQDPWQLASLIGLSFAYGVFHAAGPGHGKAVISSYMIANEIELKRGVVISFISAFIQGVVAVALVGGAWLVLRGTGITLTAATHAMEIASFVMVILFGGWLLLRKLRSMVGNMPRRRLMATSAGPVSMMLDWKDNAAERQTYAFNGKAQAVEAGHTFVPGMVCETCGNAHVPDPALLSGDRFSAREAWSAIVAVGLRPCSGALLVMTFSLLNGLYLGGVLSVAAMSLGTAITVSLLATLAVTAKSAAVRLSGHGSTASVWIGNTIEILGAVLVILMGALLLGASLQG from the coding sequence ATGCTGATGAGACGCCTGACCCTTTCCGCTGCAGTCCTCGCGCTCCTGACGGCGGCAAGTCTCGCCCATGCGCAGTCGCCGCTCGGCATCGGCACGGCGGAGCCGAGCTTCCAGCCGACCGGCGGGCCGCTCGCACCGCTTTTGCTCTATGTGAATTATGAACAGCAGGCCTTTTACCGGGCACTGACCGAAGCCTTGAAGGCGATGCGCCAGGATCCGTGGCAGCTGGCATCGCTGATCGGCCTCTCCTTCGCCTACGGCGTCTTCCATGCCGCCGGCCCCGGCCACGGCAAGGCGGTCATCTCCTCCTACATGATCGCCAACGAGATCGAGCTGAAGCGCGGCGTCGTCATTTCCTTCATTTCGGCTTTTATCCAGGGCGTCGTCGCGGTGGCGCTGGTCGGCGGTGCCTGGCTGGTGCTGCGCGGCACCGGCATCACGCTGACGGCGGCGACCCATGCGATGGAGATCGCAAGCTTCGTCATGGTCATCCTCTTCGGCGGCTGGTTGCTGTTGCGCAAACTGCGCTCGATGGTGGGCAACATGCCGCGCCGCCGGCTGATGGCCACATCTGCCGGTCCGGTCAGCATGATGCTCGACTGGAAGGACAATGCCGCCGAACGCCAGACCTATGCCTTCAACGGCAAGGCGCAGGCCGTCGAAGCCGGCCACACCTTCGTTCCCGGCATGGTCTGCGAGACCTGCGGCAATGCCCATGTGCCTGATCCGGCCCTGCTCTCCGGCGACAGGTTCAGCGCCCGCGAGGCCTGGTCGGCGATCGTTGCCGTCGGTCTTCGCCCCTGCTCCGGCGCTTTGCTGGTGATGACCTTCTCGCTGTTGAACGGGCTTTATCTCGGCGGCGTGCTTTCCGTCGCCGCCATGTCGCTCGGCACGGCGATCACCGTTTCCCTGCTTGCCACCCTTGCCGTCACCGCCAAGAGTGCCGCCGTCCGCCTCTCCGGCCACGGCTCGACCGCCTCGGTCTGGATCGGCAACACCATCGAAATCCTCGGCGCCGTGCTTGTCATCCTGATGGGCGCCCTGCTGCTCGGGGCCTCGCTGCAGGGCTAG
- a CDS encoding DoxX family protein, translating into MLSSIHLLQPHLLSLLRIVSSLVLFSYGTQKILHFPVAASVPPVGSLSWVAGLIELTLGFLVLVGFQTRIAAFVLSGLMAFAYFIGHASKGIYPAQNGGVAAILFCFVFLYLVAAGAGPLSVDNLLKRGRTAAV; encoded by the coding sequence ATGCTGTCTTCGATCCATCTGCTGCAGCCGCATCTGCTGAGCCTGCTGCGCATCGTCTCGTCACTCGTGCTGTTCAGCTACGGAACGCAGAAGATCCTGCATTTTCCGGTTGCGGCAAGCGTACCGCCCGTCGGCTCGCTGTCCTGGGTTGCCGGCCTGATCGAACTCACCCTCGGCTTCCTGGTCCTGGTCGGATTCCAGACCCGGATCGCCGCCTTCGTGCTCTCGGGCCTCATGGCCTTTGCCTATTTCATCGGGCATGCGTCGAAAGGTATCTACCCCGCGCAGAATGGCGGCGTCGCGGCGATCCTGTTCTGCTTCGTGTTTCTTTATCTGGTGGCGGCGGGCGCCGGACCATTGAGCGTCGACAACCTGCTCAAGCGCGGCCGCACGGCCGCGGTCTGA
- a CDS encoding DUF1007 family protein, translating into MRYSTILMAALLSLAPAAAFAHPHIFVEARLEVVADKDGSVEELRNVWRFDEVFSSSVVMDFDKNTDLKLEPNELAEVGKTVKQSLAEYDYYMNLTINGKNITVQKPDIIHVDYKDGQLLMFFAVKPAEKMPLKGRLTFGVYDPSLYTSIDFPTDNELSLVGDGFKACKHQVVRPDADQVISQNKQSLTDAFFNDPTGTNMSKLFATRLEVTC; encoded by the coding sequence ATGAGATATTCGACGATACTGATGGCCGCGCTTCTTTCGCTGGCGCCGGCCGCCGCCTTTGCCCATCCGCACATCTTCGTGGAGGCTCGCCTCGAGGTCGTGGCCGACAAGGACGGCAGCGTCGAGGAATTGCGCAATGTCTGGCGCTTCGACGAGGTCTTCTCCTCCTCGGTGGTCATGGATTTCGACAAGAACACCGATCTGAAGCTGGAGCCGAACGAGCTCGCGGAGGTCGGGAAAACGGTGAAGCAGTCGCTTGCCGAATACGATTACTACATGAACCTGACGATCAACGGTAAGAATATCACCGTCCAGAAGCCCGATATCATCCATGTCGACTACAAGGACGGTCAGCTGCTGATGTTTTTTGCGGTGAAACCGGCGGAGAAGATGCCGCTCAAGGGCAGGCTCACCTTCGGCGTCTACGACCCGTCGCTTTATACCTCGATCGATTTTCCGACAGACAACGAACTTTCATTGGTCGGCGACGGCTTCAAAGCCTGCAAGCATCAGGTGGTAAGACCTGATGCCGACCAGGTGATCTCGCAGAACAAGCAGTCGCTGACCGACGCCTTCTTCAACGATCCCACCGGCACCAACATGTCCAAACTCTTCGCCACCCGGCTGGAGGTCACATGCTGA
- a CDS encoding 2-dehydro-3-deoxy-phosphogluconate aldolase, with translation MGEKTEKLLSILKLQPVVPVLIVDDAKSAVSLARALVAGGLKAIEITMRTPAALDAVRAVAAEVEGAEVGAGTILNAAHWQAAVEAGSKFIVSPGTTQELLDAAADSDVPLLPGAATASEVMALREEGYQVLKFFPAEQAGGAALLKALSSPLAGTLFCPTGGISLKNANDYLSLPNVICVGGSWVAPKELVAAGDWAGITRLAAEAAALKA, from the coding sequence ATGGGCGAGAAAACCGAAAAGCTCCTTTCCATCCTGAAACTCCAGCCTGTCGTTCCGGTCTTGATCGTCGACGATGCGAAGTCGGCGGTATCGCTGGCCCGCGCGCTCGTCGCGGGCGGCCTGAAGGCGATCGAGATCACCATGCGCACGCCGGCGGCACTCGATGCCGTGCGCGCCGTCGCCGCCGAGGTCGAGGGCGCCGAAGTCGGCGCCGGCACGATCCTGAATGCCGCCCATTGGCAAGCCGCCGTCGAGGCCGGTTCGAAGTTCATCGTCAGCCCGGGCACGACACAGGAACTGCTCGATGCCGCCGCCGACTCCGATGTGCCATTGCTTCCCGGGGCTGCGACCGCCAGCGAAGTGATGGCTTTGCGCGAAGAAGGCTATCAAGTGCTGAAATTCTTCCCGGCGGAGCAGGCCGGTGGCGCGGCCTTGCTAAAGGCGCTCTCTTCGCCGCTCGCCGGCACGCTGTTTTGCCCGACCGGCGGCATTTCGCTGAAGAACGCCAATGATTATCTCTCGCTGCCGAATGTCATCTGCGTCGGCGGCTCCTGGGTGGCGCCGAAGGAACTGGTCGCAGCCGGCGACTGGGCTGGCATTACCAGGCTCGCGGCAGAAGCGGCGGCACTGAAGGCCTGA
- a CDS encoding rhodanese-related sulfurtransferase, with product MTDSLTPTSPFLVAALYHFVSVPRFASLQDPLQTLCEENGVKGTLLLAHEGINGTIAGPDAGIGAVLSFLRTQPEFSGLEHKESRASKMPFLRMKVKLKKEIVTMGVEDIDPNKVVGTYVAAKDWNALISDPDTIVIDTRNDYETAIGTFRGAMDPKTKTFREFPDWVRNNPGLHNKPKVAMYCTGGIRCEKATAFMKAEGFDEVYHLKGGILKYLEDVPQEESLWDGACFVFDERVSVEHGLKEGEHRLCHACRNPITAEEITSPLYEEGVSCSHCYPKRTEEDRLRYRQRQHQIALAKKRGQRHIGS from the coding sequence ATGACCGACAGCCTCACACCCACCAGCCCGTTCCTCGTGGCGGCACTCTATCATTTCGTTTCCGTGCCGCGCTTTGCCAGCCTGCAGGATCCGCTGCAGACGCTTTGCGAAGAGAATGGCGTCAAGGGAACGCTGCTTCTGGCGCATGAGGGCATCAACGGCACGATCGCCGGCCCGGATGCCGGCATTGGCGCCGTGCTCTCCTTCCTGCGCACCCAGCCGGAATTTTCGGGTCTGGAGCATAAGGAAAGCCGCGCATCGAAAATGCCCTTCCTGCGCATGAAGGTGAAGCTGAAAAAGGAAATCGTCACCATGGGCGTCGAGGATATCGACCCCAACAAGGTGGTCGGCACCTATGTGGCGGCGAAGGACTGGAACGCGCTGATCTCCGATCCCGATACGATCGTCATTGATACCCGCAACGACTACGAAACGGCGATCGGCACCTTCCGCGGCGCGATGGACCCGAAGACGAAGACCTTCCGCGAATTTCCGGATTGGGTGCGGAACAATCCCGGCCTGCACAACAAGCCGAAGGTCGCCATGTACTGCACCGGCGGCATACGCTGCGAAAAGGCCACCGCCTTCATGAAGGCTGAGGGCTTCGACGAGGTCTATCATCTGAAGGGCGGTATCCTGAAATATCTGGAGGACGTGCCGCAGGAGGAAAGTCTCTGGGACGGCGCCTGCTTCGTCTTCGACGAGCGCGTGTCGGTCGAGCACGGGCTGAAGGAAGGTGAACACCGCCTCTGCCACGCGTGCCGCAACCCGATCACTGCCGAGGAGATCACCTCGCCGCTCTACGAGGAAGGTGTTTCCTGCAGCCATTGTTATCCGAAGCGCACAGAAGAAGACCGGCTGCGCTACCGCCAGCGGCAGCACCAGATCGCCCTCGCCAAAAAGCGCGGCCAGCGGCATATCGGCAGCTGA
- a CDS encoding GH1 family beta-glucosidase codes for MIDAKTLAARLPGDFTFGVATAAFQIEGASKADGRKPSIWDAFCNMPGRVYNRDNGDVACDHYNRLEQDLDLIKEMGVEAYRFSIAWPRIIPDGTGPVNEAGLDFYDRLIDGCKARGIKTFATLYHWDLPLLLAGDGGWTARSTAYAFQRYAKTVMNRLGDRLDRVATFNEPWCIVWLSHLYGIHAPGERNMQAALHAMHYINLAHGLGVEAIRSEAPDVPVGLVLNAASIIPGSDSPADLAAGERAHQFHNGAFFDPVFKGEYPREFVEALGDRMPVIEDGDLKLISQKLDWWGLNYYKPERITDDAGRRGDFPWTVEAPPASDVKTDIGWEIYAPGLKLSVEDLYRRYDLPECYITENGACDNTGVVDGAVNDTMRLDYLGDHLDVVADLIKDGYPLRGYFAWSLMDNFEWAEGYRMRFGLVHVDYQTQLRTVKNSGKWYSNLAAQFPKGNHKAG; via the coding sequence ATGATCGATGCAAAGACGCTTGCAGCCCGCCTTCCCGGCGATTTCACCTTCGGCGTTGCCACCGCCGCCTTCCAGATCGAGGGCGCCAGCAAGGCCGATGGCCGCAAGCCATCCATCTGGGATGCTTTCTGCAACATGCCCGGCCGCGTCTATAATCGCGATAACGGCGACGTTGCCTGCGACCACTACAACCGGTTGGAGCAGGACCTCGATCTCATCAAGGAGATGGGTGTCGAAGCCTATCGCTTCTCCATTGCCTGGCCGCGCATTATCCCCGACGGCACGGGTCCGGTGAACGAGGCCGGGCTCGATTTCTACGATCGGCTTATCGACGGCTGCAAGGCGCGCGGGATCAAGACCTTCGCGACGCTCTACCACTGGGATCTGCCCTTGTTGCTTGCCGGCGACGGCGGCTGGACCGCGCGCTCGACCGCCTATGCGTTTCAGCGCTACGCCAAGACGGTGATGAACCGCCTTGGCGACCGCCTCGACCGGGTCGCGACTTTCAACGAACCCTGGTGCATCGTCTGGCTCAGCCATCTCTATGGCATCCATGCCCCGGGCGAACGCAACATGCAGGCCGCCCTGCATGCCATGCATTACATAAACCTTGCCCATGGCCTCGGCGTCGAGGCGATCCGCTCGGAAGCCCCTGATGTGCCCGTCGGGCTGGTGCTCAACGCCGCCTCGATCATCCCGGGCTCCGACAGCCCGGCCGATCTTGCCGCCGGCGAGCGGGCGCATCAGTTCCACAACGGCGCCTTCTTCGATCCCGTCTTCAAGGGCGAATATCCCAGAGAATTCGTCGAAGCGCTCGGCGACCGCATGCCCGTCATCGAGGATGGCGACCTGAAGCTCATCAGCCAGAAACTCGATTGGTGGGGCCTGAACTACTACAAGCCCGAGCGCATCACCGATGATGCCGGACGCAGGGGCGATTTCCCCTGGACGGTGGAAGCGCCGCCGGCAAGCGACGTCAAGACCGATATCGGCTGGGAAATCTATGCGCCGGGCCTGAAGCTTTCGGTTGAGGACCTTTACCGCCGCTACGACCTGCCGGAATGCTACATCACCGAGAACGGCGCCTGCGACAACACCGGCGTCGTCGACGGCGCGGTCAATGATACGATGCGTCTCGATTATCTCGGGGACCATCTCGATGTCGTGGCCGACCTCATCAAGGACGGTTATCCCCTGCGCGGCTATTTCGCCTGGAGCCTGATGGACAATTTCGAATGGGCGGAAGGCTATCGCATGCGCTTCGGCCTCGTCCATGTCGATTATCAGACGCAGCTGCGTACGGTGAAGAACAGCGGCAAGTGGTACAGCAACCTCGCAGCGCAATTCCCAAAGGGCAATCACAAGGCGGGTTAG